In Clupea harengus chromosome 25, Ch_v2.0.2, whole genome shotgun sequence, one genomic interval encodes:
- the abi1b gene encoding abl interactor 1b isoform X3, which yields MAELQMLLEEEIPAGKSALVESYQNLSRVAEYCENNYVQAQDKRKALEETKAYTTQSLASVAYQINALANNVLQLLDIQASQLRRMESSINHISQTVDIHKEKVARREIGILTTNKNTSRTHKIIAPGNMERPVRYIRKPIDYTLLDDVGHGVKWLKAKQHGNTQPARAGGGGGGGGGGTGTLSRTNPPTQKPPSPPMAGRGTLGRNTPYKTLEPVKPPTVPNDYMTSPARLGNQNSPSRTASVNQRPRTHSGSSGGSGGRENSGSSGMGVPLAVPTPSPPTGMAAASALPQGPGLGPVPMSQFGTISRQVSRHAASSASMVSATGTYRRAPSVSSSQFTSAPQAHVNGGPTYTQSSVTAAPPPPPPMVQLTPQIPLTGFVARVQENITDSPSPPPPPLPEDTMMFEEAHPPPPPPPVDYEDEDAAMVHYSDPYADGDPQWAPKTYLEKVVAIYDYARDKDDELSFMEGAIIYIIKKNDDGWFEGVINGVTGLFPGNYVESIMHYAD from the exons ATGGCAGAGCTACAAATGCTGCTAGAGGAAGAAATTCCGGCTGGTAAAAGTGCTCTTGTTGAGAGCTACCAGAACCTTTCCAGGGTTGCAGAATATTGTGAGAACAACTATGTACAG GCACAGGACAAGAGGAAAGCCCTCGAGGAGACCAAAGCCTACACCACCCAGTCCCTGGCCAGTGTAGCCTACCAGATCAATGCCTTAGCCAACAAtgtgctgcagctgctggacATCCAGGCGTCGCAGCTGCGCCGCATGGAGTCCTCCATCAACCACATctcccag ACTGTGGACATCCACAAGGAGAAAGTGGCCCGGCGAGAGATCGGAATACTGACTACCAACAAGAACACGTCACGGACTCACAAGATCATCGCCCCCGGCAACATGGAGAGGCCAGTGAGGTACATCAGGAAGCCCATAGACTACACCCTGCTGGATGACGTCGGCCATGGTGTTAAA TGGCTTAAAGCCAAG CAACATGGTAACACCCAGCCAGccagggcaggaggaggaggaggaggaggaggaggaggaaccgGAACCTTATCAAGGACGAATCCACCAACGCAGAAGCCTCCGAGCCCACCAATGGCAGGACGCGGAACCCTTGG GAGGAACACCCCGTATAAGACCCTGGAGCCGGTGAAGCCACCCACGGTCCCTAACGACTACATGACCAGCCCCGCCCGGCTGGGCAACCAGAACAGCCCGAGCCGCACCGCCTCCGTCAACCAGAGGCCCAGGACTCACAG tggcagcagtggagGCAGCGGTGGGCGTGAGAACAGTGGCAGCAGCGGTATGGGTGTCCCTCTGGCTGTGCCCACACCCTCGCCCCCCACCGGCATGGCAGCAG CGTCGGCTCTTCCCCAGGGGCCCGGCCTCGGCCCCGTGCCCATGTCCCAGTTTGGCACCATCTCCCGGCAGGTGTCACGCCACGCCGCCTCCTCCGCCTCCATGGTGTCGGCCACGGGCACGTACCGCCGCGCgccctccgtctcctcctcccaGTTCACCTCCGCCCCCCAGGCCCACGTCAACGGGGGGCCCACCTACACCCAGAGCTCAG tGACTGCAGCTCCACCGCCACCCCCTCCCATGGTGCAGCTCACCCCTCAGATCCCGCTAACGGGCTTCGTGGCCCGGGTGCAGGAGAACA TAACAGAcagcccctccccacccccaccccccctgcctGAGGACACCATGATGTTTGAGGAGGcccaccctcctccccccccaccgCCGGTGGACTACGAAGACGAAGATGCAGCGATGGTCCACTACAGCGACCCCTACGCTGACGGGGACCCCCAATGGGCCCCCAAAACTTACCTGGAGAAGG TGGTGGCCATTTATGATTACGCAAGGGATAAGGACGACGAGCTGTCTTTCATGGAGGGCGCCATCATCTACATCATCAAGAAGAACGATGACGGCTGGTTCGAGGGCGTGATCAACGGTGTCACCGGCCTGTTCCCTGGCAACTATGTGGAGTCCATCATGCACTACGCAGACTGA
- the abi1b gene encoding abl interactor 1b isoform X1 — MAELQMLLEEEIPAGKSALVESYQNLSRVAEYCENNYVQAQDKRKALEETKAYTTQSLASVAYQINALANNVLQLLDIQASQLRRMESSINHISQTVDIHKEKVARREIGILTTNKNTSRTHKIIAPGNMERPVRYIRKPIDYTLLDDVGHGVKWLKAKQHGNTQPARAGGGGGGGGGGTGTLSRTNPPTQKPPSPPMAGRGTLGRNTPYKTLEPVKPPTVPNDYMTSPARLGNQNSPSRTASVNQRPRTHSGSSGGSGGRENSGSSGMGVPLAVPTPSPPTGMAAASALPQGPGLGPVPMSQFGTISRQVSRHAASSASMVSATGTYRRAPSVSSSQFTSAPQAHVNGGPTYTQSSGVFQSVTAAPPPPPPMVQLTPQIPLTGFVARVQENITDSPSPPPPPLPEDTMMFEEAHPPPPPPPVDYEDEDAAMVHYSDPYADGDPQWAPKTYLEKVVAIYDYARDKDDELSFMEGAIIYIIKKNDDGWFEGVINGVTGLFPGNYVESIMHYAD, encoded by the exons ATGGCAGAGCTACAAATGCTGCTAGAGGAAGAAATTCCGGCTGGTAAAAGTGCTCTTGTTGAGAGCTACCAGAACCTTTCCAGGGTTGCAGAATATTGTGAGAACAACTATGTACAG GCACAGGACAAGAGGAAAGCCCTCGAGGAGACCAAAGCCTACACCACCCAGTCCCTGGCCAGTGTAGCCTACCAGATCAATGCCTTAGCCAACAAtgtgctgcagctgctggacATCCAGGCGTCGCAGCTGCGCCGCATGGAGTCCTCCATCAACCACATctcccag ACTGTGGACATCCACAAGGAGAAAGTGGCCCGGCGAGAGATCGGAATACTGACTACCAACAAGAACACGTCACGGACTCACAAGATCATCGCCCCCGGCAACATGGAGAGGCCAGTGAGGTACATCAGGAAGCCCATAGACTACACCCTGCTGGATGACGTCGGCCATGGTGTTAAA TGGCTTAAAGCCAAG CAACATGGTAACACCCAGCCAGccagggcaggaggaggaggaggaggaggaggaggaggaaccgGAACCTTATCAAGGACGAATCCACCAACGCAGAAGCCTCCGAGCCCACCAATGGCAGGACGCGGAACCCTTGG GAGGAACACCCCGTATAAGACCCTGGAGCCGGTGAAGCCACCCACGGTCCCTAACGACTACATGACCAGCCCCGCCCGGCTGGGCAACCAGAACAGCCCGAGCCGCACCGCCTCCGTCAACCAGAGGCCCAGGACTCACAG tggcagcagtggagGCAGCGGTGGGCGTGAGAACAGTGGCAGCAGCGGTATGGGTGTCCCTCTGGCTGTGCCCACACCCTCGCCCCCCACCGGCATGGCAGCAG CGTCGGCTCTTCCCCAGGGGCCCGGCCTCGGCCCCGTGCCCATGTCCCAGTTTGGCACCATCTCCCGGCAGGTGTCACGCCACGCCGCCTCCTCCGCCTCCATGGTGTCGGCCACGGGCACGTACCGCCGCGCgccctccgtctcctcctcccaGTTCACCTCCGCCCCCCAGGCCCACGTCAACGGGGGGCCCACCTACACCCAGAGCTCAGGTGTGTTCCAATCAG tGACTGCAGCTCCACCGCCACCCCCTCCCATGGTGCAGCTCACCCCTCAGATCCCGCTAACGGGCTTCGTGGCCCGGGTGCAGGAGAACA TAACAGAcagcccctccccacccccaccccccctgcctGAGGACACCATGATGTTTGAGGAGGcccaccctcctccccccccaccgCCGGTGGACTACGAAGACGAAGATGCAGCGATGGTCCACTACAGCGACCCCTACGCTGACGGGGACCCCCAATGGGCCCCCAAAACTTACCTGGAGAAGG TGGTGGCCATTTATGATTACGCAAGGGATAAGGACGACGAGCTGTCTTTCATGGAGGGCGCCATCATCTACATCATCAAGAAGAACGATGACGGCTGGTTCGAGGGCGTGATCAACGGTGTCACCGGCCTGTTCCCTGGCAACTATGTGGAGTCCATCATGCACTACGCAGACTGA
- the abi1b gene encoding abl interactor 1b isoform X7 has protein sequence MAELQMLLEEEIPAGKSALVESYQNLSRVAEYCENNYVQAQDKRKALEETKAYTTQSLASVAYQINALANNVLQLLDIQASQLRRMESSINHISQTVDIHKEKVARREIGILTTNKNTSRTHKIIAPGNMERPVRYIRKPIDYTLLDDVGHGVKQHGNTQPARAGGGGGGGGGGTGTLSRTNPPTQKPPSPPMAGRGTLGRNTPYKTLEPVKPPTVPNDYMTSPARLGNQNSPSRTASVNQRPRTHSGSSGGSGGRENSGSSGMGVPLAVPTPSPPTGMAAASALPQGPGLGPVPMSQFGTISRQVSRHAASSASMVSATGTYRRAPSVSSSQFTSAPQAHVNGGPTYTQSSVTDSPSPPPPPLPEDTMMFEEAHPPPPPPPVDYEDEDAAMVHYSDPYADGDPQWAPKTYLEKVVAIYDYARDKDDELSFMEGAIIYIIKKNDDGWFEGVINGVTGLFPGNYVESIMHYAD, from the exons ATGGCAGAGCTACAAATGCTGCTAGAGGAAGAAATTCCGGCTGGTAAAAGTGCTCTTGTTGAGAGCTACCAGAACCTTTCCAGGGTTGCAGAATATTGTGAGAACAACTATGTACAG GCACAGGACAAGAGGAAAGCCCTCGAGGAGACCAAAGCCTACACCACCCAGTCCCTGGCCAGTGTAGCCTACCAGATCAATGCCTTAGCCAACAAtgtgctgcagctgctggacATCCAGGCGTCGCAGCTGCGCCGCATGGAGTCCTCCATCAACCACATctcccag ACTGTGGACATCCACAAGGAGAAAGTGGCCCGGCGAGAGATCGGAATACTGACTACCAACAAGAACACGTCACGGACTCACAAGATCATCGCCCCCGGCAACATGGAGAGGCCAGTGAGGTACATCAGGAAGCCCATAGACTACACCCTGCTGGATGACGTCGGCCATGGTGTTAAA CAACATGGTAACACCCAGCCAGccagggcaggaggaggaggaggaggaggaggaggaggaaccgGAACCTTATCAAGGACGAATCCACCAACGCAGAAGCCTCCGAGCCCACCAATGGCAGGACGCGGAACCCTTGG GAGGAACACCCCGTATAAGACCCTGGAGCCGGTGAAGCCACCCACGGTCCCTAACGACTACATGACCAGCCCCGCCCGGCTGGGCAACCAGAACAGCCCGAGCCGCACCGCCTCCGTCAACCAGAGGCCCAGGACTCACAG tggcagcagtggagGCAGCGGTGGGCGTGAGAACAGTGGCAGCAGCGGTATGGGTGTCCCTCTGGCTGTGCCCACACCCTCGCCCCCCACCGGCATGGCAGCAG CGTCGGCTCTTCCCCAGGGGCCCGGCCTCGGCCCCGTGCCCATGTCCCAGTTTGGCACCATCTCCCGGCAGGTGTCACGCCACGCCGCCTCCTCCGCCTCCATGGTGTCGGCCACGGGCACGTACCGCCGCGCgccctccgtctcctcctcccaGTTCACCTCCGCCCCCCAGGCCCACGTCAACGGGGGGCCCACCTACACCCAGAGCTCAG TAACAGAcagcccctccccacccccaccccccctgcctGAGGACACCATGATGTTTGAGGAGGcccaccctcctccccccccaccgCCGGTGGACTACGAAGACGAAGATGCAGCGATGGTCCACTACAGCGACCCCTACGCTGACGGGGACCCCCAATGGGCCCCCAAAACTTACCTGGAGAAGG TGGTGGCCATTTATGATTACGCAAGGGATAAGGACGACGAGCTGTCTTTCATGGAGGGCGCCATCATCTACATCATCAAGAAGAACGATGACGGCTGGTTCGAGGGCGTGATCAACGGTGTCACCGGCCTGTTCCCTGGCAACTATGTGGAGTCCATCATGCACTACGCAGACTGA
- the abi1b gene encoding abl interactor 1b isoform X6, protein MAELQMLLEEEIPAGKSALVESYQNLSRVAEYCENNYVQAQDKRKALEETKAYTTQSLASVAYQINALANNVLQLLDIQASQLRRMESSINHISQTVDIHKEKVARREIGILTTNKNTSRTHKIIAPGNMERPVRYIRKPIDYTLLDDVGHGVKWLKAKQHGNTQPARAGGGGGGGGGGTGTLSRTNPPTQKPPSPPMAGRGTLGRNTPYKTLEPVKPPTVPNDYMTSPARLGNQNSPSRTASVNQRPRTHSGSSGGSGGRENSGSSGMGVPLAVPTPSPPTGMAAASALPQGPGLGPVPMSQFGTISRQVSRHAASSASMVSATGTYRRAPSVSSSQFTSAPQAHVNGGPTYTQSSVTDSPSPPPPPLPEDTMMFEEAHPPPPPPPVDYEDEDAAMVHYSDPYADGDPQWAPKTYLEKVVAIYDYARDKDDELSFMEGAIIYIIKKNDDGWFEGVINGVTGLFPGNYVESIMHYAD, encoded by the exons ATGGCAGAGCTACAAATGCTGCTAGAGGAAGAAATTCCGGCTGGTAAAAGTGCTCTTGTTGAGAGCTACCAGAACCTTTCCAGGGTTGCAGAATATTGTGAGAACAACTATGTACAG GCACAGGACAAGAGGAAAGCCCTCGAGGAGACCAAAGCCTACACCACCCAGTCCCTGGCCAGTGTAGCCTACCAGATCAATGCCTTAGCCAACAAtgtgctgcagctgctggacATCCAGGCGTCGCAGCTGCGCCGCATGGAGTCCTCCATCAACCACATctcccag ACTGTGGACATCCACAAGGAGAAAGTGGCCCGGCGAGAGATCGGAATACTGACTACCAACAAGAACACGTCACGGACTCACAAGATCATCGCCCCCGGCAACATGGAGAGGCCAGTGAGGTACATCAGGAAGCCCATAGACTACACCCTGCTGGATGACGTCGGCCATGGTGTTAAA TGGCTTAAAGCCAAG CAACATGGTAACACCCAGCCAGccagggcaggaggaggaggaggaggaggaggaggaggaaccgGAACCTTATCAAGGACGAATCCACCAACGCAGAAGCCTCCGAGCCCACCAATGGCAGGACGCGGAACCCTTGG GAGGAACACCCCGTATAAGACCCTGGAGCCGGTGAAGCCACCCACGGTCCCTAACGACTACATGACCAGCCCCGCCCGGCTGGGCAACCAGAACAGCCCGAGCCGCACCGCCTCCGTCAACCAGAGGCCCAGGACTCACAG tggcagcagtggagGCAGCGGTGGGCGTGAGAACAGTGGCAGCAGCGGTATGGGTGTCCCTCTGGCTGTGCCCACACCCTCGCCCCCCACCGGCATGGCAGCAG CGTCGGCTCTTCCCCAGGGGCCCGGCCTCGGCCCCGTGCCCATGTCCCAGTTTGGCACCATCTCCCGGCAGGTGTCACGCCACGCCGCCTCCTCCGCCTCCATGGTGTCGGCCACGGGCACGTACCGCCGCGCgccctccgtctcctcctcccaGTTCACCTCCGCCCCCCAGGCCCACGTCAACGGGGGGCCCACCTACACCCAGAGCTCAG TAACAGAcagcccctccccacccccaccccccctgcctGAGGACACCATGATGTTTGAGGAGGcccaccctcctccccccccaccgCCGGTGGACTACGAAGACGAAGATGCAGCGATGGTCCACTACAGCGACCCCTACGCTGACGGGGACCCCCAATGGGCCCCCAAAACTTACCTGGAGAAGG TGGTGGCCATTTATGATTACGCAAGGGATAAGGACGACGAGCTGTCTTTCATGGAGGGCGCCATCATCTACATCATCAAGAAGAACGATGACGGCTGGTTCGAGGGCGTGATCAACGGTGTCACCGGCCTGTTCCCTGGCAACTATGTGGAGTCCATCATGCACTACGCAGACTGA
- the abi1b gene encoding abl interactor 1b isoform X2, whose translation MAELQMLLEEEIPAGKSALVESYQNLSRVAEYCENNYVQAQDKRKALEETKAYTTQSLASVAYQINALANNVLQLLDIQASQLRRMESSINHISQTVDIHKEKVARREIGILTTNKNTSRTHKIIAPGNMERPVRYIRKPIDYTLLDDVGHGVKQHGNTQPARAGGGGGGGGGGTGTLSRTNPPTQKPPSPPMAGRGTLGRNTPYKTLEPVKPPTVPNDYMTSPARLGNQNSPSRTASVNQRPRTHSGSSGGSGGRENSGSSGMGVPLAVPTPSPPTGMAAASALPQGPGLGPVPMSQFGTISRQVSRHAASSASMVSATGTYRRAPSVSSSQFTSAPQAHVNGGPTYTQSSGVFQSVTAAPPPPPPMVQLTPQIPLTGFVARVQENITDSPSPPPPPLPEDTMMFEEAHPPPPPPPVDYEDEDAAMVHYSDPYADGDPQWAPKTYLEKVVAIYDYARDKDDELSFMEGAIIYIIKKNDDGWFEGVINGVTGLFPGNYVESIMHYAD comes from the exons ATGGCAGAGCTACAAATGCTGCTAGAGGAAGAAATTCCGGCTGGTAAAAGTGCTCTTGTTGAGAGCTACCAGAACCTTTCCAGGGTTGCAGAATATTGTGAGAACAACTATGTACAG GCACAGGACAAGAGGAAAGCCCTCGAGGAGACCAAAGCCTACACCACCCAGTCCCTGGCCAGTGTAGCCTACCAGATCAATGCCTTAGCCAACAAtgtgctgcagctgctggacATCCAGGCGTCGCAGCTGCGCCGCATGGAGTCCTCCATCAACCACATctcccag ACTGTGGACATCCACAAGGAGAAAGTGGCCCGGCGAGAGATCGGAATACTGACTACCAACAAGAACACGTCACGGACTCACAAGATCATCGCCCCCGGCAACATGGAGAGGCCAGTGAGGTACATCAGGAAGCCCATAGACTACACCCTGCTGGATGACGTCGGCCATGGTGTTAAA CAACATGGTAACACCCAGCCAGccagggcaggaggaggaggaggaggaggaggaggaggaaccgGAACCTTATCAAGGACGAATCCACCAACGCAGAAGCCTCCGAGCCCACCAATGGCAGGACGCGGAACCCTTGG GAGGAACACCCCGTATAAGACCCTGGAGCCGGTGAAGCCACCCACGGTCCCTAACGACTACATGACCAGCCCCGCCCGGCTGGGCAACCAGAACAGCCCGAGCCGCACCGCCTCCGTCAACCAGAGGCCCAGGACTCACAG tggcagcagtggagGCAGCGGTGGGCGTGAGAACAGTGGCAGCAGCGGTATGGGTGTCCCTCTGGCTGTGCCCACACCCTCGCCCCCCACCGGCATGGCAGCAG CGTCGGCTCTTCCCCAGGGGCCCGGCCTCGGCCCCGTGCCCATGTCCCAGTTTGGCACCATCTCCCGGCAGGTGTCACGCCACGCCGCCTCCTCCGCCTCCATGGTGTCGGCCACGGGCACGTACCGCCGCGCgccctccgtctcctcctcccaGTTCACCTCCGCCCCCCAGGCCCACGTCAACGGGGGGCCCACCTACACCCAGAGCTCAGGTGTGTTCCAATCAG tGACTGCAGCTCCACCGCCACCCCCTCCCATGGTGCAGCTCACCCCTCAGATCCCGCTAACGGGCTTCGTGGCCCGGGTGCAGGAGAACA TAACAGAcagcccctccccacccccaccccccctgcctGAGGACACCATGATGTTTGAGGAGGcccaccctcctccccccccaccgCCGGTGGACTACGAAGACGAAGATGCAGCGATGGTCCACTACAGCGACCCCTACGCTGACGGGGACCCCCAATGGGCCCCCAAAACTTACCTGGAGAAGG TGGTGGCCATTTATGATTACGCAAGGGATAAGGACGACGAGCTGTCTTTCATGGAGGGCGCCATCATCTACATCATCAAGAAGAACGATGACGGCTGGTTCGAGGGCGTGATCAACGGTGTCACCGGCCTGTTCCCTGGCAACTATGTGGAGTCCATCATGCACTACGCAGACTGA
- the abi1b gene encoding abl interactor 1b isoform X5 yields MAELQMLLEEEIPAGKSALVESYQNLSRVAEYCENNYVQAQDKRKALEETKAYTTQSLASVAYQINALANNVLQLLDIQASQLRRMESSINHISQTVDIHKEKVARREIGILTTNKNTSRTHKIIAPGNMERPVRYIRKPIDYTLLDDVGHGVKWLKAKQHGNTQPARAGGGGGGGGGGTGTLSRTNPPTQKPPSPPMAGRGTLGRNTPYKTLEPVKPPTVPNDYMTSPARLGNQNSPSRTASVNQRPRTHSGSSGGSGGRENSGSSGMGVPLAVPTPSPPTGMAAASALPQGPGLGPVPMSQFGTISRQVSRHAASSASMVSATGTYRRAPSVSSSQFTSAPQAHVNGGPTYTQSSGVFQSVTDSPSPPPPPLPEDTMMFEEAHPPPPPPPVDYEDEDAAMVHYSDPYADGDPQWAPKTYLEKVVAIYDYARDKDDELSFMEGAIIYIIKKNDDGWFEGVINGVTGLFPGNYVESIMHYAD; encoded by the exons ATGGCAGAGCTACAAATGCTGCTAGAGGAAGAAATTCCGGCTGGTAAAAGTGCTCTTGTTGAGAGCTACCAGAACCTTTCCAGGGTTGCAGAATATTGTGAGAACAACTATGTACAG GCACAGGACAAGAGGAAAGCCCTCGAGGAGACCAAAGCCTACACCACCCAGTCCCTGGCCAGTGTAGCCTACCAGATCAATGCCTTAGCCAACAAtgtgctgcagctgctggacATCCAGGCGTCGCAGCTGCGCCGCATGGAGTCCTCCATCAACCACATctcccag ACTGTGGACATCCACAAGGAGAAAGTGGCCCGGCGAGAGATCGGAATACTGACTACCAACAAGAACACGTCACGGACTCACAAGATCATCGCCCCCGGCAACATGGAGAGGCCAGTGAGGTACATCAGGAAGCCCATAGACTACACCCTGCTGGATGACGTCGGCCATGGTGTTAAA TGGCTTAAAGCCAAG CAACATGGTAACACCCAGCCAGccagggcaggaggaggaggaggaggaggaggaggaggaaccgGAACCTTATCAAGGACGAATCCACCAACGCAGAAGCCTCCGAGCCCACCAATGGCAGGACGCGGAACCCTTGG GAGGAACACCCCGTATAAGACCCTGGAGCCGGTGAAGCCACCCACGGTCCCTAACGACTACATGACCAGCCCCGCCCGGCTGGGCAACCAGAACAGCCCGAGCCGCACCGCCTCCGTCAACCAGAGGCCCAGGACTCACAG tggcagcagtggagGCAGCGGTGGGCGTGAGAACAGTGGCAGCAGCGGTATGGGTGTCCCTCTGGCTGTGCCCACACCCTCGCCCCCCACCGGCATGGCAGCAG CGTCGGCTCTTCCCCAGGGGCCCGGCCTCGGCCCCGTGCCCATGTCCCAGTTTGGCACCATCTCCCGGCAGGTGTCACGCCACGCCGCCTCCTCCGCCTCCATGGTGTCGGCCACGGGCACGTACCGCCGCGCgccctccgtctcctcctcccaGTTCACCTCCGCCCCCCAGGCCCACGTCAACGGGGGGCCCACCTACACCCAGAGCTCAGGTGTGTTCCAATCAG TAACAGAcagcccctccccacccccaccccccctgcctGAGGACACCATGATGTTTGAGGAGGcccaccctcctccccccccaccgCCGGTGGACTACGAAGACGAAGATGCAGCGATGGTCCACTACAGCGACCCCTACGCTGACGGGGACCCCCAATGGGCCCCCAAAACTTACCTGGAGAAGG TGGTGGCCATTTATGATTACGCAAGGGATAAGGACGACGAGCTGTCTTTCATGGAGGGCGCCATCATCTACATCATCAAGAAGAACGATGACGGCTGGTTCGAGGGCGTGATCAACGGTGTCACCGGCCTGTTCCCTGGCAACTATGTGGAGTCCATCATGCACTACGCAGACTGA
- the abi1b gene encoding abl interactor 1b isoform X4 — protein MAELQMLLEEEIPAGKSALVESYQNLSRVAEYCENNYVQAQDKRKALEETKAYTTQSLASVAYQINALANNVLQLLDIQASQLRRMESSINHISQTVDIHKEKVARREIGILTTNKNTSRTHKIIAPGNMERPVRYIRKPIDYTLLDDVGHGVKQHGNTQPARAGGGGGGGGGGTGTLSRTNPPTQKPPSPPMAGRGTLGRNTPYKTLEPVKPPTVPNDYMTSPARLGNQNSPSRTASVNQRPRTHSGSSGGSGGRENSGSSGMGVPLAVPTPSPPTGMAAASALPQGPGLGPVPMSQFGTISRQVSRHAASSASMVSATGTYRRAPSVSSSQFTSAPQAHVNGGPTYTQSSVTAAPPPPPPMVQLTPQIPLTGFVARVQENITDSPSPPPPPLPEDTMMFEEAHPPPPPPPVDYEDEDAAMVHYSDPYADGDPQWAPKTYLEKVVAIYDYARDKDDELSFMEGAIIYIIKKNDDGWFEGVINGVTGLFPGNYVESIMHYAD, from the exons ATGGCAGAGCTACAAATGCTGCTAGAGGAAGAAATTCCGGCTGGTAAAAGTGCTCTTGTTGAGAGCTACCAGAACCTTTCCAGGGTTGCAGAATATTGTGAGAACAACTATGTACAG GCACAGGACAAGAGGAAAGCCCTCGAGGAGACCAAAGCCTACACCACCCAGTCCCTGGCCAGTGTAGCCTACCAGATCAATGCCTTAGCCAACAAtgtgctgcagctgctggacATCCAGGCGTCGCAGCTGCGCCGCATGGAGTCCTCCATCAACCACATctcccag ACTGTGGACATCCACAAGGAGAAAGTGGCCCGGCGAGAGATCGGAATACTGACTACCAACAAGAACACGTCACGGACTCACAAGATCATCGCCCCCGGCAACATGGAGAGGCCAGTGAGGTACATCAGGAAGCCCATAGACTACACCCTGCTGGATGACGTCGGCCATGGTGTTAAA CAACATGGTAACACCCAGCCAGccagggcaggaggaggaggaggaggaggaggaggaggaaccgGAACCTTATCAAGGACGAATCCACCAACGCAGAAGCCTCCGAGCCCACCAATGGCAGGACGCGGAACCCTTGG GAGGAACACCCCGTATAAGACCCTGGAGCCGGTGAAGCCACCCACGGTCCCTAACGACTACATGACCAGCCCCGCCCGGCTGGGCAACCAGAACAGCCCGAGCCGCACCGCCTCCGTCAACCAGAGGCCCAGGACTCACAG tggcagcagtggagGCAGCGGTGGGCGTGAGAACAGTGGCAGCAGCGGTATGGGTGTCCCTCTGGCTGTGCCCACACCCTCGCCCCCCACCGGCATGGCAGCAG CGTCGGCTCTTCCCCAGGGGCCCGGCCTCGGCCCCGTGCCCATGTCCCAGTTTGGCACCATCTCCCGGCAGGTGTCACGCCACGCCGCCTCCTCCGCCTCCATGGTGTCGGCCACGGGCACGTACCGCCGCGCgccctccgtctcctcctcccaGTTCACCTCCGCCCCCCAGGCCCACGTCAACGGGGGGCCCACCTACACCCAGAGCTCAG tGACTGCAGCTCCACCGCCACCCCCTCCCATGGTGCAGCTCACCCCTCAGATCCCGCTAACGGGCTTCGTGGCCCGGGTGCAGGAGAACA TAACAGAcagcccctccccacccccaccccccctgcctGAGGACACCATGATGTTTGAGGAGGcccaccctcctccccccccaccgCCGGTGGACTACGAAGACGAAGATGCAGCGATGGTCCACTACAGCGACCCCTACGCTGACGGGGACCCCCAATGGGCCCCCAAAACTTACCTGGAGAAGG TGGTGGCCATTTATGATTACGCAAGGGATAAGGACGACGAGCTGTCTTTCATGGAGGGCGCCATCATCTACATCATCAAGAAGAACGATGACGGCTGGTTCGAGGGCGTGATCAACGGTGTCACCGGCCTGTTCCCTGGCAACTATGTGGAGTCCATCATGCACTACGCAGACTGA